From Scleropages formosus chromosome 25, fSclFor1.1, whole genome shotgun sequence, a single genomic window includes:
- the LOC108928258 gene encoding contactin-associated protein 1-like isoform X1: MNLKTLSASLLFCLAFQRCSSRPCLDPLASSLYASSFLASSRYNFLYSANFARLYGSSGWSPAPGDKQPWLQINLNRKYRIVAISTQGIFNSYDWVTKYTLLYGDRPDSWTPYVQRGGNSTLSGNWNYYQVKRHNFHYAFTAKHLRFLPLGWNTQWGGKIGVRLEIYGCPYDSYVMSYGGNDMLAYKFPRARHHTPKDHIALNFKTLERDGLLLHSEGLQGDVLTLELKNSRLYLHISLGSSTVHKVEGLTTLTVGNLLDDQHWHYVTIKRYGRQVNLTVDSHTESAICNGDFTHLDLDTQVYVGGVIEPYMSHLPGKVNFRGCLENVFFNGVNIIGMAQQKEPQIRFPQGQKTIRYSCHDIMLKPLTFAGPNNFLQLPGVIRKPRMSVKFKFRSWDYTGLLMFTRFADDLGALELGLSEGQVNVSLIQPNKKKIQFGAGYRLNDGFWHTVEIVARDNFITVTIDDDEGSPLKITNVFVVRTGDHYYFGGCPKTNNTGRCETKLNNFHGCMQQIFIDNEPVDIDLILQWRWGRYSELLLGTCGITDRCTPNPCEHEGRCIQSWDDFLCMCENTGYKGEVCHRSVYKESCEAYKLNGKFYSGNYTIDPDLSGPLKPFSVYCSMGAYKGWTVVNHNRLDRTKVTGTMVDQPYLGDLEYFNASWAEVTALANTSRYCEQWIEFSCYKSRLLNTPHGQPFSYWMGRHNESHLYWGGSFPESQKCGCAINGTCKDTRFSCNCDADYRQWHSDRGWLNFRDHLPVRRVVVGDTNRTESEAQFYVGPLRCHGDRNTWNTVSFTKPTYLKFPTFRPGTSADISFYFKTTSDHGVFLENSDDRHRNFIRVELNSTTDLLFVFSVGDGIINVTLRSPWALNDDEWHYVEAEINVKEARLKVDYLPWAIRRFPGQTYVTMKFTQPLLVGAAKQKQRAYLGCLRGLRMNGVPIDLEGKVNDKEGIRLNCTGRCLNTTMPCRNGGRCMEGYASYYCDCNNTAFDGFYCHKDIGAYFEAGAWLRYNIRSEAISDEAQWAHWLDPHNFSLGYNQTSDEIEFSFSTTQKPAVLLYISSFVRDYIAVFLKTDGSVMLRYRLGLLTHKFQVSSRNLADGYPHFVNITRHNRTIRIQVDYTEPIKEHITAIEDIRFDSPKSMFMGRVMEVGDIDYDIQKHNSPGFVGCISGVRYNIYAPLKTYFRPNMTHPPVTVQGFVAESNCGAFPPVLGMVPLSDDPWYTGPIFYYIHDDLSSPPVITLLVFLALLLLFGGLYAIYTYLYRYKGSYSTNEPKIVESPSSAKPLTETLPRRKSKEKSLPKIQEELASE; encoded by the exons ACACTGTCTGGAAATTGGAACTACTATCAGGTGAAGAGGCACAATTTCCACTATGCCTTCACAGCCAAGCACCTGCGCTTCTTGCCCCTGGGGTGGAACACGCAATGGGGTGGCAAAATTGGTGTCCGGCTTGAGATCTACGGCTGCCCATACG ACTCTTACGTCATGTCGTACGGTGGAAACGACATGCTGGCTTACAAGTTTCCACGGGCAAGGCACCATACGCCGAAGGACCACATTGCCCTGAACTTCAAGACGCTTGAGCGAGATGGGCTGCTACTGCACAGCGAGGGTCTGCAGGGGGACGTCTTGACACTGGAACTGAAGAATTCCCGCCTCTATCTCCACATTAGCCTGG GGAGCAGCACTGTGCACAAAGTAGAAGGTCTCACCACGCTCACTGTGGGCAACCTCCTGGATGACCAGCACTGGCACTACGTCACCATCAAGCGCTATGGTCGCCAGGTCAACCTTACGGTGGACAGCCACACTGAAAGTGCCATCTGCAACGGTGACTTCACCCACCTGGATCTCGACACTCAG GTTTATGTCGGTGGAGTCATTGAGCCCTACATGTCACACCTCCCTGGGAAGGTAAACTTCCGTGGCTGCCTAGAGAATGTCTTCTTCAATGGCGTTAATATTATCGGCATGGCTCAGCAGAAGGAGCCTCAGATTCGCTTCCCTCAAGGGCAG AAAACAATACGATACTCTTGCCATGACATCATGCTGAAGCCACTCACCTTTGCTGGGCCAAACAACTTCTTACAGTTGCCTGGAGTCATTAGAAAACCCAGGATGTCTGTAAAATTCAAATTCCGCTCCTGGGATTATACTGGTCTGCTGATGTTCACCAGGTTTGCTGACGACCTAGGAGCCCTGGAGCTGGGCCTAAGCGAGGGGCAGGTCAATGTCTCCCTCATACAGCCTAACAAGAAAAAGATACAGTTTGGTGCAG GTTATAGATTGAATGATGGTTTCTGGCACACTGTGGAAATTGTAGCCAGAGATAACTTTATAACGGTAACTATTGACGACGATGAGGGCTCTCCACTGAAGATTACCAACGTTTTTGTAGTGCGCACTGGTGACCATTATTACTTTGGAG GGTGTCCCAAGACCAACAACACTGGCCGATGCGAAACCAAGCTGAATAATTTCCATGGCTGCATGCAGCAGATCTTCATTGACAATGAGCCTGTTGACATCGACCTAATTCTGCAGTGGCGCTGGGGGCGCTACTCCGAGCTGCTGTTGGGAACCTGTGGTATAACTGACAG ATGCACCCCTAACCCATGTGAGCATGAAGGCCGATGCATCCAGTCTTGGGACGactttttgtgcatgtgtgaaaACACGGGCTACAAGGGAGAGGTGTGCCACAGAT CGGTGTACAAGGAGTCGTGTGAGGCTTACAAACTCAATGGCAAGTTCTATTCGGGCAACTACACCATCGACCCTGACTTGAGTGGCCCCTTGAAACCGTTTTCGGTTTATTGTAGCATGGGAG CGTACAAAGGCTGGACAGTGGTAAACCATAATCGTCTGGACAGAACTAAAGTGACCGGCACCATGGTGGACCAGCCATATCTTGGAGACTTGGAATACTTCAATGCCTCCTGGGCTGAGGTTACAGCCCTGGCCAATACCTCCAGATACTGTGAGCAGTGGATTGAATTCTCCTGCTACAAGTCGCGTTTGCTGAACACGCCCC ATGGACAGCCGTTTAGCTACTGGATGGGGCGCCATAATGAGAGCCACTTGTACTGGGGTGGGTCCTTCCCAGAGAGTCAGAAGTGTGGCTGTGCGATTAATGGGACCTGTAAAGACACCAGGTTTTCTTGTAATTGTGATGCAGACTATAGACAATG GCACTCAGACAGGGGATGGCTGAACTTCAGAGATCACCTACCTGTCCGAAGGGTTGTGGTTGGGGACACAAACCGGACAGAGTCGGAGGCCCAGTTCTATGTTGGGCCTttgcgttgccatggtgacc GAAACACCTGGAATACTGTGTCTTTCACAAAACCTACCTACTTGAAGTTTCCCACGTTCAGGCCAGGCACAAGTGCTGACATCTCCTTCTATTTCAAAACCACTTCTGACCATGGAGTCTTCCTAGAGAACTCGGACGACCGCCATCGCAACTTCATCCGGGTGGAACTGAACT CCACTACCGACTTGCTCTTCGTCTTTAGTGTAGGCGATGGCATCATCAACGTCACCCTGCGCTCACCTTGGGCTCTCAATGACGATGAGTGGCACTACGTGGAGGCGGAGATCAATGTGAAAGAAGCCCGACTCAAGGTGGACTACTTGCCCTGGGCTATACGGCGCTTTCCTGGCCAGACCTATGTCACTATGAAGTTCACCCAGCCCCTCCTTGTGG GCGCAGCCAAGCAAAAACAGCGGGCCTATCTGGGTTGTCTCCGCGGCCTACGGATGAACGGAGTGCCGATAGACCTTGAAGGGAAGGTCAACGACAAGGAAGGGATTCGACTGAACTGCACTGGCCGGTGTCTGAATACCACAATGCCCTGTCGAAATGGTGGACGCTGTATGGAGGGTTATGCCTCGTATTACTGCGATTGCAATAACACAGCTTTTGATGGATTCTATTGTCACAAAG ATATCGGCGCATACTTTGAAGCAGGAGCATGGCTGCGGTACAACATCAGAAGCGAGGCGATCTCAGATGAGGCCCAGTGGGCGCATTGGTTGGACCCCCACAATTTCAGCCTGGGGTACAACCAGACCAGTGATGAGATtgagttcagcttcagcaccacCCAGAAACCAGCTGTGCTGCTATACATCAGCTCCTTTGTCCGGGATTACATTGCTGTGTTCCTGAAAACTGATG GTAGTGTAATGCTGAGGTATCGCCTGGGCCTACTCACTCATAAATTCCAAGTGTCCTCAAGAAACCTGGCAGATGGATACCCACACTTTGTCAACATCACCAGACATAACAGAACCATACGAATTCAG GTGGATTATACAGAGCCAATAAAAGAGCATATTACAGCAATAGAAGATATCAGATTTGACTCCCCGAAGTCCATGTTTATGGGAAGAGTGATGG aggtgggggacattgactATGACATCCAGAAACACAACTCCCCAGGGTTTGTAGGCTGTATATCAGGAGTCCGGTACAACATCTATGCCCCGCTGAAGACGTACTTCCGGCCCAATATGACCCATCCACCGGTCACTGTGCAAGGGTTTGTAGCGGAGTCCAATTGTGGGGCCTTTCCCCCAGTCCTGGGTATGGTGCCCCTGTCGGACGACCCCTGGTACACTGGACCAA TCTTCTACTACATCCATGATGATTTGTCTAGTCCACCAGTGATAACAC TCTTGGTCTTTCTTGCCCTGCTTCTGCTATTTGGAGGCCTCTACGCAATATACACGTACCTGTATCGTTATAAGGGCAGCTACAGCACCAATGAGCCCAAAATTGTGGAGTCTCCAAGCAGCGCCAAGCCCCTAACAGAGACCCTACCTCGCCGCAAGTCAAAGGAGAAGAGCTTGCCCAagatccaggaggagctggcAAGTGAATAA